One stretch of Musicola paradisiaca NCPPB 2511 DNA includes these proteins:
- the argF gene encoding ornithine carbamoyltransferase, whose translation MNPFYKRHFLRLMDFTPAEIETLLSLAATLKINKKNGTETRHLQGKNIALIFEKDSTRTRCSFEVAAYDQGAQVTYLGPSGSQIGHKESMKDTARVLGRMYDGIQYRGYGQVLVETLAEFSGVPVWNGLTNEFHPTQLLADLMTMQEHLPEKPLSAMKLAYVGDTRNNMGNSMLEAAALTGLDLRLIAPQACWPDAALVAECQTAAAKTGGSITLTEEVAAGVKDVDFIYTDVWVSMGEAKDAWAERINLLRPYQVNMDMIAATGNPQVKFLHCLPAFHDDQTTLGKQMAEQYDLHNGMEVTNDVFESAHSIVFDQAENRMHTIKAVMVATLAPNAELP comes from the coding sequence ATGAACCCGTTTTATAAGCGTCACTTTTTAAGACTGATGGATTTTACCCCTGCGGAAATAGAAACGCTGTTGTCACTCGCCGCCACCCTCAAAATCAATAAGAAAAACGGTACTGAAACCCGCCATCTGCAAGGCAAAAACATCGCACTCATCTTCGAAAAAGATTCGACTCGCACTCGTTGCTCTTTCGAAGTTGCTGCATACGATCAGGGCGCACAAGTGACCTATCTCGGGCCCAGCGGCAGCCAGATCGGTCATAAAGAATCCATGAAAGACACAGCGCGTGTGCTGGGCCGCATGTATGACGGCATCCAATACCGCGGTTACGGCCAGGTACTGGTGGAAACGCTGGCGGAATTTTCCGGCGTTCCGGTCTGGAACGGCCTGACCAACGAATTTCACCCGACGCAGCTACTGGCCGATCTGATGACCATGCAGGAACATCTGCCGGAGAAACCGCTATCGGCCATGAAACTGGCCTACGTCGGGGATACCCGCAATAACATGGGCAACTCTATGCTGGAAGCGGCCGCGCTGACCGGCCTCGATCTGCGGTTGATCGCCCCGCAGGCCTGCTGGCCCGATGCGGCGCTGGTGGCGGAGTGCCAGACAGCCGCCGCCAAAACCGGCGGTTCGATTACGCTGACCGAAGAGGTAGCCGCTGGCGTGAAGGACGTGGATTTCATTTACACCGACGTATGGGTGTCGATGGGCGAAGCGAAAGACGCCTGGGCGGAGCGCATCAATCTGCTGCGTCCGTATCAGGTCAATATGGACATGATCGCCGCCACCGGGAATCCGCAGGTGAAATTCCTGCACTGTTTGCCGGCATTCCACGACGATCAAACCACTCTCGGCAAGCAAATGGCCGAGCAGTACGACCTGCACAATGGCATGGAAGTCACCAATGACGTGTTCGAGTCGGCGCATAGCATCGTGTTCGACCAGGCGGAAAACCGGATGCATACCATCAAAGCGGTCATGGTGGCGACGCTCGCCCCGAATGCCGAACTGCCGTAA
- the rraB gene encoding ribonuclease E inhibitor RraB: MANRELLEEQREETRLIIEELLEDGSDPDALYTIEHHFSAEKFEDLEKVAVDAFKLGYEVTDAEELDTEEGITLMCCDAICEVSLNAELIDQQVEQLLELAERHQVNYDGWGTYFEDPNGDDDDFDEEDEDFYDEDDDGKRH, encoded by the coding sequence ATGGCAAACCGTGAATTGCTGGAAGAACAACGTGAAGAGACACGCCTGATTATCGAAGAGTTGCTGGAGGATGGCAGCGATCCTGACGCGCTCTATACCATCGAACACCATTTTTCCGCCGAGAAGTTCGAGGATCTGGAAAAGGTGGCGGTGGATGCCTTCAAGCTGGGCTACGAAGTTACGGACGCCGAAGAGCTGGATACGGAAGAAGGTATCACGCTGATGTGTTGCGATGCGATTTGCGAGGTGTCGTTGAATGCCGAACTTATCGATCAGCAAGTGGAGCAGTTGCTGGAACTGGCGGAGCGTCATCAGGTCAACTATGACGGCTGGGGCACCTACTTCGAAGATCCGAACGGCGACGATGACGATTTCGACGAGGAAGACGAAGATTTCTACGATGAGGACGATGACGGCAAGCGTCATTGA
- a CDS encoding PTS transporter subunit EIIC yields the protein MAGIRDYAKLAQSILQEVGGKSNIVDFSRCATRLRLVLETTPDEAKKRIQGLPGVIAVVESAGQFQVVIGIHVAEVYSQMAALLGDSATAAAKPRGRILDRVIATMSAVFAPIVYILAAAGILQGLLIVINQFSVAFKTSGTYAVLNFMSWTPFVFLPVFIAMTASRHFRCNPYVAVLCCCALINPEWGAIAAKIAAGESVTFLGLPLAKTLYGASVLPPLFLVWALAWVERRVTSWLPEVVSALFAPLICFLVVVPLTLLAIGPVTTWAANGVAGGYNMLFNAFPALAAAIIGGVWQIIVIFGVHWGITPVVMANFDANGYDSFQAFQTIAVIGQMSAAFGVFLKTRNRELKTRSLSAGVTAVFGITEPAIYGVTLRYKKPFICGCIGGATGAVVASLFGSLYYVYAGLPGILTVINAISPTSSTSFIGELIGSGVAIVLTITLVMVVGFDDPVDEGAARATAAEGSERAASV from the coding sequence TCGGCGGCAAGTCTAACATCGTCGATTTTTCACGTTGCGCCACGCGGCTGCGTTTAGTGCTGGAGACGACGCCCGACGAGGCTAAAAAACGGATTCAGGGCCTGCCGGGCGTGATTGCCGTGGTGGAAAGCGCAGGGCAATTTCAGGTGGTGATCGGGATCCACGTTGCCGAGGTTTACTCGCAGATGGCGGCGCTGCTGGGCGATAGCGCTACCGCAGCGGCCAAACCCCGCGGTCGGATACTGGATCGGGTGATTGCTACCATGTCCGCCGTATTCGCCCCGATAGTCTATATCCTGGCCGCCGCCGGGATTTTGCAAGGATTGTTGATCGTCATCAACCAGTTCTCCGTTGCCTTCAAAACCTCGGGGACTTATGCCGTATTGAATTTTATGTCGTGGACGCCGTTTGTTTTTCTGCCGGTGTTCATCGCCATGACGGCATCCCGCCATTTTCGCTGTAATCCCTACGTGGCGGTGTTGTGCTGCTGTGCGCTGATCAACCCCGAGTGGGGGGCGATCGCCGCAAAAATCGCGGCGGGCGAAAGCGTAACTTTTTTGGGATTGCCATTGGCCAAAACCTTGTATGGCGCATCGGTATTGCCGCCGCTGTTTTTGGTGTGGGCGCTGGCCTGGGTGGAGCGTCGGGTGACGTCATGGCTGCCGGAAGTGGTGAGCGCGCTTTTTGCACCGCTGATCTGTTTCCTGGTCGTCGTGCCACTGACGTTGCTGGCCATCGGGCCGGTGACGACCTGGGCGGCAAACGGCGTAGCCGGCGGCTATAACATGTTGTTCAACGCCTTTCCCGCGCTGGCGGCGGCGATCATCGGCGGCGTCTGGCAGATCATTGTGATCTTCGGCGTGCATTGGGGGATCACGCCGGTCGTTATGGCGAATTTCGACGCCAACGGCTACGACTCCTTTCAGGCTTTTCAGACCATCGCCGTGATCGGCCAAATGTCCGCTGCGTTCGGCGTCTTTCTCAAAACCCGTAATCGCGAGCTGAAAACCCGCTCCCTGTCGGCGGGCGTGACCGCGGTTTTCGGCATTACCGAGCCGGCAATCTACGGGGTGACGCTGCGCTATAAGAAGCCCTTTATCTGTGGCTGTATCGGCGGGGCCACTGGCGCCGTGGTCGCCAGCCTGTTTGGTTCGCTGTATTACGTCTACGCCGGGTTGCCCGGCATTCTGACGGTGATCAACGCCATCAGCCCGACGTCGTCGACGTCGTTTATCGGCGAGCTCATCGGCAGCGGGGTCGCCATCGTGTTGACCATCACGCTGGTGATGGTGGTCGGTTTCGACGATCCGGTCGATGAAGGCGCAGCCAGGGCTACGGCGGCCGAAGGCAGCGAGCGGGCCGCGTCGGTTTGA
- a CDS encoding 6-phospho-beta-glucosidase: MSKLPDGFLWGGAVAAHQLEGGWQEGGKGVSVVDVLTAGAHGTLRRITEGVLPGESYPNHEAIDFYHRYKDDIALFAEMGFTCFRTSIAWTRIFPRGDELEPCEAGLRYYDDLIDELLKHGIEPVMTLSHFEMPLHLVQQYDGWMSRKTLECFVHFATTVIERYKHKVKYWMTFNEINNQKNVAAEIFGWMCSGVRFPQKEKPEEAMYQAVHHQFVASARVVKRAHDINPAIKVGCMCSFVPFYPYSCHPEDVMLAARSMHDRFYFSDVHVRGRYPGYARREWALKGYNIRMEPEDEQILREGKADYIGFSYYMSSVVKHDVQNAIAASMDGSSEHSIPNPHLTASDWGWQIDPVGLRYALVTLYERYDVPLFIVENGLGALDKPDETGVCQDDYRIDYLRSHIEAMKAAVWEDGVELMGYTPWGCIDLVSFTTGEMAKRYGFIHVDKHDDGTGTLKRTPKKSFYWYQKAIASNGEML; encoded by the coding sequence GTGAGTAAATTACCTGATGGCTTCTTATGGGGCGGCGCCGTTGCGGCCCATCAACTGGAAGGCGGATGGCAGGAAGGGGGGAAGGGCGTCAGCGTTGTCGATGTACTGACGGCGGGGGCGCACGGCACATTGCGACGCATCACCGAGGGCGTATTGCCCGGCGAGAGCTACCCGAATCACGAGGCGATCGATTTTTACCATCGCTACAAGGATGACATCGCGCTGTTTGCGGAAATGGGGTTTACGTGTTTTCGCACCAGCATCGCCTGGACCCGTATTTTTCCGCGAGGTGATGAGCTGGAGCCCTGTGAGGCCGGCCTGCGGTACTACGATGACCTGATCGACGAATTGTTGAAACACGGGATCGAACCGGTCATGACCCTCAGCCATTTCGAGATGCCGCTGCATCTGGTTCAACAGTATGACGGCTGGATGAGCCGTAAAACGCTGGAGTGTTTTGTTCATTTCGCCACTACGGTGATCGAGCGCTATAAGCACAAAGTGAAATACTGGATGACCTTCAACGAGATCAACAATCAGAAAAACGTCGCGGCGGAGATCTTCGGCTGGATGTGTTCCGGGGTGCGTTTCCCACAGAAGGAGAAACCGGAGGAGGCGATGTACCAGGCGGTGCATCATCAGTTTGTCGCCAGCGCACGGGTAGTGAAACGGGCGCATGATATCAACCCCGCCATCAAAGTGGGCTGCATGTGCTCTTTTGTGCCCTTTTATCCCTATTCGTGTCACCCGGAAGACGTGATGCTGGCCGCCAGATCGATGCACGATCGCTTCTACTTTTCCGACGTTCATGTGCGTGGCCGCTATCCCGGTTATGCCCGGCGGGAGTGGGCGCTCAAAGGATATAACATCCGTATGGAGCCGGAGGACGAGCAGATCCTGCGCGAGGGGAAAGCGGACTACATCGGTTTTAGCTATTACATGTCCAGCGTGGTCAAACATGATGTGCAGAACGCCATTGCCGCCAGCATGGACGGCAGTTCGGAGCATTCAATCCCGAACCCGCACCTGACAGCCAGCGACTGGGGGTGGCAGATTGACCCTGTCGGCCTGCGCTATGCGTTGGTGACGCTGTATGAGCGGTACGACGTGCCGCTGTTCATTGTGGAAAATGGGCTGGGTGCGCTGGATAAACCCGACGAAACGGGGGTTTGTCAGGATGACTACCGCATCGACTATCTGCGTTCTCATATCGAGGCCATGAAGGCTGCGGTCTGGGAGGATGGTGTCGAACTCATGGGGTATACGCCATGGGGTTGTATCGATCTGGTGTCGTTCACGACGGGAGAAATGGCGAAGCGCTACGGCTTTATCCATGTGGACAAACACGACGACGGCACCGGTACGTTGAAACGTACACCGAAGAAATCTTTTTACTGGTATCAGAAGGCGATCGCGTCCAACGGTGAAATGCTGTAG
- a CDS encoding GNAT family N-acetyltransferase gives MTIPASVPLLTRPITAADNGAIASVIRRVSAEFGLTADKGYTVSDPDLDRLFEVYSRPYCVYWVVEYRGEVVGGGGLAPLAGGDTDICELQKMYFLPIARGQGIARQLAERALEFGRQQGFQRCYLETTGHLTSAIRLYEKLGFQHINHAMGCTGHVDCEVRMLKTL, from the coding sequence CGCCCGATTACCGCCGCCGACAATGGCGCGATAGCTAGCGTAATCCGGCGTGTTTCCGCCGAATTCGGTCTAACCGCCGATAAGGGATACACTGTCTCCGACCCCGACCTGGATAGACTGTTCGAGGTGTACAGCCGTCCCTACTGCGTCTACTGGGTTGTCGAATATCGTGGCGAAGTGGTTGGCGGAGGCGGTTTAGCACCGCTGGCAGGCGGAGATACCGACATATGTGAATTGCAAAAGATGTATTTCCTGCCCATCGCCCGTGGACAGGGCATCGCCCGGCAACTGGCCGAACGCGCGCTGGAGTTCGGCCGTCAGCAAGGGTTTCAACGCTGCTATCTGGAAACGACCGGGCACCTGACCAGCGCCATCCGTCTTTATGAGAAACTGGGTTTCCAGCACATCAACCATGCCATGGGTTGTACCGGTCATGTGGATTGTGAAGTCAGAATGCTGAAAACGCTTTAA